GACTTGCCAGAAATAAAAGTAATCCTAAATGCCAAGTTGGGAAGACACTATCAAGCAATAGAGACGATATTTACATGTTGGGATCGTAATGTTTCAATATGTGAGGCTTACTGTCTCTGTTTCGGTGActtctttacatttgaTCAGCTAAATAAAGACTGTCCATACAAACGCTTATTTACCAATTTCTCCTACTGGGTAGAAAAGGCCAAAACTTGGCCAAGTGACCACATGGACCTCTACAAAATCGACAGTGAATCGCAAACCTCAATAGACAAGCTAATAATGCATCTTTTAAATGTTGTAGCCGCCCATACTAAAACGGATCAAGAATGTACAGACGTTACAAAGAATATTATTCTAAAGTCTATTCATCTCTTTGAACACAAGTCAACTCTCAATGGCCTAAATATACTAGAATTCATGCCAGAAGATTGGAACTTTAGTCAATTCTCAGACTTTTTTAAACACTTGCAACTGAAAATACTACACGAACAACGAACTAAATCCATTAAAAAGGGCCTTGTCAAGACACTACAACTACAGACAAGCTGCTCATTATATCAGTCTACATCCGCTCCACCAATCAAAATTGATGGAACTACCATATGCTCCAGTTGTCTGGAACCCATCAGGATCGGAATGCCCATCGCTATGCCCGTACAACAGGGAAAAGATGCTGATAAAGGATCAAAAACTATACAAGTACTCCATGAGTACTGTGCTAAAAAAGGTCCATGATTATTGTACGTGCTTATACTAGACTTGCCACAATAAAGTATGGGAATGTTTACGAGATTAATGAATAGCAGGGCCGAGTAATGGCTTCCTTTTGCAATGTATCTATGGATGCCATTTAGCTCCCTCCATCGTAGTTACCAAACGGCAAACAGGTACATGAAACTAAATATCCAATAACTAGTAATACAAACGCACTCTACATCTCTGAACCTTTGTCTGTGTAAACATGTTACCATATTaagatgaatataaattAATCTCTGTGTAATAATCTACACCCATGACACTTTAATTTTTGTAACTATAAGCTTTGCATGCATAGAaattatgaatgtaaaatgtttaaaaattatttaTCCCTGTTAATTAAAGTGTCAGAGGTGTAGATTATTCTACTTTATCCTTGCGTATCCTAAGATTTCCTACTTCTCAATGAGTCAAAAGAGTGCCTTtacttcttccttctcatCACTACATGGtcttctccaaatttaGCGAGATTGAATCCACCATATTGAGTTACGTTAGATAGTATGCAGCCAAGTTCACCTGTGTTTAGATGTGACGTTTCCTTAAGTAAAAATTCGGCAAACGTTACGCTTTCTGTGCCTTTGGTAATGTCTTGATTTATCCAGTAAATGTTACCAACCTCAAAAGCCAAAGTGTGTATTAGTAAGATCTTATTATGTCCGTCTAAATATATAGTTATATTTTCAACCATAGTGTTTAACAATACTATGCCTTTCAGTGGTTTTCCATTGTAAATTATGGCtgatatttcaaatttttcttcagattttGCAGTAAATATATAGGAGTTGTATTTGTCACCTATATTTTCTCCGTCTTTACGTTCTAGTCCTTTTAAAGGTGTAACAGTAGGACAAATATCTATCTGATACGTATtcattttaaacatttACCCTTAACTGTAAATCCCTTAAACCTACTATCTAGAGTacatgcatgcaaagtTATTCTATGTGTCTAAAGGGAGTGATGAATCCTAAAAGCCAAAACCAGAGAGATTAAATCATTGCACATCTATAGTATCTCATAACAGAGTAGCTACACGCATTGTTTGACTGTAACCCTGCAAATACCACACAAAGGTGAGGAATGCCGACACATATCGCCAATCTTTGGTGTAAATCTGCTCGATATAGCTCCGTATAATGGGTTACATAGTCATTTTATTGGTTTTAATCTGTCATTTGTCTCTGGATTCCGGATTACCCTTTGGATTGAGGTGATTTACCTCTTCCATGATAGACTTCTAGTCACATCCCAACTCTGAGTTCTTGGAATATAATGGGTACATTCATCGTCTCCAGCGTATCTGTTCCTGTGATGTTCTATGGCATCATTGATGAGTCCACTGAGACAAAGAATCTCCATCCCCTCGTGACGTCGTTTTAGGCACTTGACGGAGAGCCTCTATCCGGAGTACAACTATAGACACCTGTAAAGGCTACCAGAAGAGCAACTAAAGGTCTATAAAAGGCTCTATAGGAACCCCTGGGAGATGAATCTGTAGCCCAGCAGCTCTCCTACTGGGTCATCACTTACTGTAAGCCaagattccaaaatcaTGCTTCCGTCCAACTGTACTATCTTCCTAATTATATCTGTACTCCActcttcatcctcataaaactgcattagtggCTTTTACTAGCCATCCTGGCTAACgcctaaaatgtgtaagacATTCCCTGCCTAATTCCATGATACTCCCATACCTACcacatcctcatccattaaTGATAGTGACTGAATATTATGAGCAAAAAACTGGTGGGTGTAAGAAGAAATTTCTTCTCagagaaaataatggaggttagtggtgataattatccctACTTGTGAGACCACCTCTTCCTTCCTCATATGCTACACATTAAACACTTTTGAGTGGAAACTTTCACAAGATTTTCTATACTTTAATGTTGTTGAGAGACTTTAGGGTACTTACGGAGGATCTACCATTCTTGAGTCTCTTGTGAATAGACGACAAGTTGGTCTCATGGACTCACTCTCCAATCACATTCATCCGTACTACATACACATTAATTAGAGACTCTCTGGTTGTTCTGAGAGACAGAAGTTATCTGTATGATAGGTCACCTGGATTTAGCATAACCATGGGATTCCGAGGAGACTCGTTCTAGGTGGTAAGAGGAAGGATTATAGAGACCTACTCTATATTATTTATAGGCTATAATGATACATATGGCGTGTACAGATAGTGAAAACATGTTACAGTTGTCTACTTAAAGATGCTTCTACCATTTTGAATGTGTAGCTTTCCCCTACCATCttgtactgcattattgtTTGGTATCCTTCTGAGTCTTATTACCATTGTTACTACCTTGTAGATTTAGGttacttcctccatttcTGTCTTCATTTGCTGGACTATCACCTGATGGATTCGATACAGAACTATCTTCAGTGTTATTTACAGTAGTGTTAAAGGGGATTTTTGTGTAttctttgtttttcatAGTAGGATATGCCATTCCATTTCCCTTATTATCAATAGCTACTTCAACCCATTTACACCCTTGTCCATCTTTagctttccatattttactTCTACCGTAAAATATCTCAGTTATTTCTTTACCAGATCTGTGGAGATAAAGTGTTCCTAATTTCCCACCCTGTATGAGAAAGTTGTTCTTATCTGGATTTGCGATATCAAGTGTTTCACCATCTGTAACATCGCTTCCACAACAACTTGCACTGCATATTCCCAGTAAAGACACTGTCCATAAAACTGCTAGAACCTTCATCCTGCGATATCAAAACCAAAAAGGTAAAGGACGAAGAGTAGACAGAATGGATGGGGCAAAGAAGAACCATTCGTTCCCGCATTAACTCCACAAATGTCACTAAACGAGGTTTAGATGAAATACCATTATCATCCCCGAATGAGAAACTTTTGGAGAACCTCTTGGTAACATGCTAGCATCTAGAATGCCTCTGCATTACTACTAAATTCGGGGCAATTCCATAGATAACATTCTTCTCACTCTCTTCTCTCTAGGGAAATAACTCCTTTATTTAGTACCACTTTTGGGTGTAAAAGAATTTACCCTGGATCCATCATTTGCTATGCTTTACCTTCCACTGTCCAACGTTctcaaaagaagaaaatggTAATAAGTCTTCGTTCTTCCTGACATGTAACTTTATCTCTCCAGAGTCATCCTTGGAATAATATTCGCAGAGATAGCAAACTTGATTGTTACCAGCAGTCCACACTTCTTTCTCTCCGtccacaatcttttctataaGATTGCCAGGTCTGGAGGAATAAAGGAGGATGGTTATCCTCCTTTTAAACTGCCCTTGTTAGTTCATTGACCCATCTTTATGGGAGCATCGAGTATGGCCTTGACAACCTTTCCT
This region of Theileria equi strain WA chromosome 1, complete sequence genomic DNA includes:
- a CDS encoding hypothetical protein (encoded by transcript BEWA_032870A); translated protein: MFKMNTYQIDICPTVTPLKGLERKDGENIGDKYNSYIFTAKSEEKFEISAIIYNGKPLKGIVLLNTMVENITIYLDGHNKILLIHTLAFEVGNIYWINQDITKGTESVTFAEFLLKETSHLNTGELGCILSNVTQYGGFNLAKFGEDHVVMRRKK
- a CDS encoding signal peptide-containing protein (encoded by transcript BEWA_032880A); the protein is MKVLAVLWTVSLLGICSASCCGSDVTDGETLDIANPDKNNFLIQGGKLGTLYLHRSGKEITEIFYGRSKIWKAKDGQGCKWVEVAIDNKGNGMAYPTMKNKEYTKIPFNTTVNNTEDSSVSNPSGDSPANEDRNGGSNLNLQGSNNGNKTQKDTKQ